A single region of the Legionella oakridgensis ATCC 33761 = DSM 21215 genome encodes:
- a CDS encoding dodecin domain-containing protein: protein MIAKKIGDFTGYSNSGIYDAIQNALEKAGEHVYFEVIETCCSQGGEHDRQYQVTLATFGE, encoded by the coding sequence ATGATCGCAAAAAAAATAGGAGATTTTACTGGCTACTCAAATTCTGGAATTTACGACGCGATTCAAAATGCTTTAGAAAAAGCTGGAGAACACGTTTATTTCGAGGTAATAGAAACGTGTTGTTCCCAAGGAGGCGAGCATGATCGCCAATATCAAGTGACGTTGGCTACATTTGGTGAATAA